The following is a genomic window from Candidatus Bathyarchaeia archaeon.
ATGACTTTTGGAAGTGCCTCCACTATTATACCTGGTGAAACACCATGCTTAGAATGCTTTCAAGGCGGGATAGACGATGATATGCTTCCTTCATGCGCTGTTGTTGGGGTTCATCCCGCAATCCTCAACATTATAGCGAGCATAGAAGTTTCAGAGGCGACCAAGATAATTACTGGAAAGAAGCCTCAGTTGGCTAGTAAACTTCTTCACTGCGATATCAGCGAAATGATATTCGAGACAATAGGTGTTTCGAGAGCTGAGAAGTGCCCCGTGTGCGGTTTAAAGGGGGCTCCTTCCAAGCCCATTGAGGAGAAAGTGATCATGGAGCTCTGCGGTAGAGAGGGTAAAAGGGTCTTCCTTATAGTGCCGAGGAGAAACCTTAACATAGACATGAATAAACTCTCATGGACAATAGACAGCCTCAAGGATTTTAAGATAAAAGTTAGAGCAAACCTTGGAATAACGTTTACCGACAATATCAACAATAGAACTATTAGTGTTTTAAAGAGCGGAATAATGATAGTAGACAACGTTAACAGCGAGGATGAAGCCTACAACTTCTATAGGAGAATATTAGTTGACGGCTTGGGGGTTAATGCTAACGATATAGATCTGTAATTTCTTCTTGGTAAAGTTTAAATAATAACACCGTTATATTTTTCATTGATCAGAAGTCCGTAGAGGATATAAATAAAGTAGGGCGAAATAAACTATGACGCTGGCAGAAAATGTTGAAAAGTTTATAGGGCGATACTCGATTGGGCGCGATGACGGTGAGGGTTCTTTACATTTTGTCAGAATCAAGATTCCAGGCGGCATCTTAACTTCCGAGCAATTTAGGGAAATTGCTAGACTTGCGTTAAAGTACAGTAGGGGGGTTGCGGAGATAACTGACAGAGAGGATATACAACTGCATTGGATTAGAGCGGAGGATTCTATAGAAATCTTCTCTAAGATGGATGAAATGGGCCTTACAACGGATATGTGCGGTCAAGGCTTTCCAGGAGCAAGATATGGCGATGTGAGGAACATTATTTGCTGTCCAGTTTCAGGGATAGAAAGAGACGAAATATATAACTGCTATCCGATTGCTAGAGAATTAACAAGGTTTTTTACTGGAAACCCGGAGTACCTGAATTTACCTAGGAAGTTTAAAATAGCAATGACTGGTTGTGGCGCTGACTGCGTTAGGGCGGAGATAAATGACTTAGCCTTCGTAGCCGTTAAAAATAGCGGGATAGTTGGCTTCACAATTTTAGTTGGCGGGAGCATTGGGGCGTCGCTTCCAGGACCAAGGCTAGCGAAGCCGATTGGCGTATTTATTAGACCTGAGAGCGCCTTTAAAGTGGCCGTTGCAGCTGTCGAAATATTCAGAGATTATGGTAATAGGGAGAGCAAGGCTAAAGCTCGATTTAAGTGGCTTATTGAGGAGTGGGGGCTCGAAAAGTTCTTTTCAATTCTAGAATCAAAAATTAATGTAGGG
Proteins encoded in this region:
- a CDS encoding nitrite/sulfite reductase, with translation MTLAENVEKFIGRYSIGRDDGEGSLHFVRIKIPGGILTSEQFREIARLALKYSRGVAEITDREDIQLHWIRAEDSIEIFSKMDEMGLTTDMCGQGFPGARYGDVRNIICCPVSGIERDEIYNCYPIARELTRFFTGNPEYLNLPRKFKIAMTGCGADCVRAEINDLAFVAVKNSGIVGFTILVGGSIGASLPGPRLAKPIGVFIRPESAFKVAVAAVEIFRDYGNRESKAKARFKWLIEEWGLEKFFSILESKINVGFEKYDGSIFVRETDHEGIQPQNNDGYFYVNIPILGGRLTSYIMCKIAELADKYGSGEIRLTPTQNIIIPNVSEENKDLLIKALMKLGFTINTSRTRWLSVGCASDFCGKTLYPHAKDVVKEIIDYLEGVFGPEKLSDMRLRVNVSGCPNDCGASLIADIGLVGKQVREGDRIKQAYDIYVGGSLGNNPSLGKLIAERVPAEKTKFMVASFIANYLERRKPGEDISGFCRRHRIDELKAFLLSKTWS
- a CDS encoding HesA/MoeB/ThiF family protein, whose translation is MSKSRRGADLSESEIEYYSRQIVLPDIGYKGQVKLKGASVCIVGLGGLGSPAALQLAAMGVGHLRLVDHDVVELSNLQRQHIYSVKFLGYPKVEAAAIRLKELNPNIEVEPLPISLNHRTIEEAIRDVNVVIDGLDRMSTRYIVNRACQKIGVPYIYGAAIMTFGSASTIIPGETPCLECFQGGIDDDMLPSCAVVGVHPAILNIIASIEVSEATKIITGKKPQLASKLLHCDISEMIFETIGVSRAEKCPVCGLKGAPSKPIEEKVIMELCGREGKRVFLIVPRRNLNIDMNKLSWTIDSLKDFKIKVRANLGITFTDNINNRTISVLKSGIMIVDNVNSEDEAYNFYRRILVDGLGVNANDIDL